The following coding sequences lie in one Musa acuminata AAA Group cultivar baxijiao chromosome BXJ3-1, Cavendish_Baxijiao_AAA, whole genome shotgun sequence genomic window:
- the LOC103989005 gene encoding uncharacterized protein LOC103989005 gives MATESASASSSNPSSSSLYSYPATTYFPLPFHLQNTDPAAQQQYLPPSQIPPPVKIPTMAQTFPVPAPVVAGMYSLPQFQQAQQLFQRDAQTITPEAIEVVKAALANSEVDHKSDTKKKAIPRKAAGQSWEDPTLAEWPENDFRLFCGDLGNEVNDDVLSKAFSRFPSFNMARVIRDKRTGKTKGYGFVSFSNPSDLAAAVKEMNGKYVGNRPIKLRKSTWRERTDVEALERQKNYIQKKPKLPKKGILHK, from the exons ATGGCAACGGAATCGGCTTCGGCTTCGAGCTCGAATCCCTCGTCGTCGTCCCTGTACTCCTACCCGGCCACCACCTACTTCCCTCTCCCGTTTCATCTCCAGAACACCGACCCTGCGGCTCAGCAGCAGTATCTCCCGCCGTCCCAGATCCCACCGCCCGTTAAGATCCCCACGATGGCGCAGACGTTCCCCGTTCCGGCCCCCGTCGTCGCCGGGATGTATTCGCTTCCGCAGTTCCAGCAG GCACAACAACTTTTTCAACGGGATGCACAAACCATCACTCCAGAGGCTATAGAGGTTGTGAAAGCTGCACTTGCAAATAGTGAAGTTGACCATAAATCAGACACAAAAAAGAAAGCAATACCACGTAAAGCAGCTGGTCAGAGTTGGGAGGATCCAACTTTGGCAGAATGGCCAGAGA ATGATTTTCGATTATTTTGTGGAGATCTAGGCAACGAAGTCAATGATGATGTCCTCTCAAAAGCATTTTCAAGGTTCCCCTCCTTCAACATGGCAAGA GTGATAAGAGACAAGAGAACTGGAAAAACCAAAGGTTATGGATTTGTCAGCTTTTCAAACCCATCAGACCTTGCAGCAGCTGTCAAAGAAATGAATG GAAAATACGTTGGAAATCGTCCTATAAAGTTGCGTAAAAGCACATGGAGGGAAAGAACAGATGTTGAAGCTTTGGAAAGGCAAAAG AATTACATTCAGAAGAAACCAAAACTACCAAAGAAAGGTATTCTGCACAAGTGA
- the LOC135628722 gene encoding protein CUP-SHAPED COTYLEDON 3-like — translation MGLRDIESTLPPGFRFHPSDQELVCHYLRKKVANERVSGDTMVEVDLHTREPWELPEVAKLSANEWYFFSFRDRKYTTGSRTNRATKSGYWKATGKDRTVYEPTTHAMVGMRKTLVFYRGRAPNGIKTEWVMHEFRLESPCTPPKEDWVLCRVFHKKKGDTMRCSMENEQENNHNVGCFSSYMESSHPQNEQQMEDGCYEQITSSFAFVDPQQDGNSLDTLLNLAAYHYNLLGFPQDMYNTRIIEVGSGVGGDDYGMVVETGLEEQRMLGGGMANLGEGTSFQGGKDQLFF, via the exons ATGGGTCTAAGGGACATCGAGTCGACTCTCCCGCCAGGTTTTAGATTCCACCCAAGTGACCAGGAGCTGGTCTGCCACTATCTCCGAAAGAAGGTAGCCAATGAACGAGTCTCCGGAGACACCATGGTGGAGGTGGATTTGCACACTCGAGAGCCATGGGAGCTTCCAG AGGTGGCAAAGCTCAGCGCCAacgagtggtacttcttcagctTTCGTGACCGCAAGTACACCACGGGCTCGCGCACAAACCGAGCAACGAAGTCGGGATACTGGAAAGCCACCGGTAAAGATCGCACAGTCTACGAGCCTACGACCCATGCAATGGTGGGGATGAGGAAGACACTGGTGTTCTACCGCGGAAGAGCTCCAAATGGGATAAAGACCGAGTGGGTCATGCATGAATTCAGATTAGAATCCCCTTGTACACCCCCAAAG GAAGACTGGGTGCTGTGTAGGGTCTTCCACAAGAAGAAGGGGGATACCATGAGGTGCAGCATGGAGAATGAGCAGGAGAACAACCACAACGTCGGTTGCTTCTCGTCATACATGGAGTCATCCCATCCTCAGAACGAGCAGCAGATGGAAGATGGATGCTATGAGCAGATAACCTCATCATTCGCCTTTGTCGACCCACAGCAAGATGGCAACAGCTTAGACACGCTCCTTAATTTGGCAGCATACCATTACAACTTGCTTGGTTTCCCTCAGGACATGTACAACACAAGAATTATAGAAGTGGGCTCCGGAGTTGGTGGGGATGACTATGGAATGGTAGTGGAAACAGGCTTGGAAGAACAGCGTATGCTGGGAGGAGGAATGGCAAACCTTGGAGAAGGTACGAGCTTCCAAGGTGGAAAGGATCAACTCTTCTTCTGA